The Lujinxingia vulgaris genome segment AGAAGCTCGGCATCCCGCTCCACGAGCAGAAGATGCTGCAGAACGTCGCCGTCGACGCCGTCTTCGACTCGGTCTCGGTAGCCACGACCTTCAAGAAGCGTCTGAGCGAAGCGGGCGTCATCTTCTGCTCCTTCTCCGAGGCGGCCCGTGAGCACCCCGAGCTCATCAAGAAGTACCTCGGCTCGGTCGTGCCCTACACCGACAACTTCTACGCCGCGCTCAACTCGGCGGTCTTCACCGACGGCTCCTTTGTCTTCGTGCCCAAAGGCGTACGCTGCCCGATGGAGCTCTCGACCTACTTCCGCATCAACACCCAGAACACCGGGCAGTTTGAGCGTACGCTCATCGTCTGCGAAGACGGCGGCCACGTCAGCTACCTGGAAGGGTGCACCGCCCCGCAGTTCGACACCAACCAGCTGCACGCAGCGGTCGTCGAACTCGTGGCCCTCGATGATGCCGAAATCAAATACTCCACCGTCCAGAATTGGTACGCCGGCGACGAGGAAGGCAAGGGCGGCATCTACAACTTCGTGACCAAGCGCGGCCTCTGCGCCGGTCGCCGCTCCAAGATCTCCTGGACCCAGGTGGAGACCGGCTCGGCCATCACCTGGAAGTATCCCTCCTGCATCCTCAAAGGGGATGAGTCCATCGGCGAATTTTACTCGGTGGCGCTGACCAACAACATGCAGCAGGCCGACACCGGCACCAAGATGGTGCACATCGGCAAAAATACCCGCTCCACCATCATCTCCAAGGGCATCTCGGCGGGCCGCTCGCAGAACAGCTACCGCGGCCTGGTCAAAATTACCCCCGGCGCCGACGGCGCGCGCAACTACTCCGAATGCGACTCCATGCTCATCGGCGACCGTTGCGGCGCGCACACCTTCCCTTACATCGATGTGCGCAACCCCACCGGCAAAGTGGAGCACGAGGCCTCGACCTCGCGCATCGGTGAGGACCAGATTTTCTACTTCCAGCAGCGCGGCATCGAGATGGAAGACGCCATCTCCATGATCATCAACGGCTTCTGCAAAGACGTCTTCCAGGAGCTCCCGATGGAGTTCGCCGTCGAGGCTCAGGCCCTTCTCGGCATCAAACTCGAAGGTTCGGTGGGCTAAGCCCCACATAGTATCCCGCGGAACCGGCCCACAGGCCGCCGCCCGCTCCATCTTCAAACGTGAC includes the following:
- the sufB gene encoding Fe-S cluster assembly protein SufB; this translates as MSSNIESMLDRPYKYGFVSDIETETIPPGLNEDVIRLISAKKNEPEFMLEFRLKAYRHWLTLEEPEWANVHYEKPNFDDIIYYAAPKEKEKKASLDEVDPDILDVYEKLGIPLHEQKMLQNVAVDAVFDSVSVATTFKKRLSEAGVIFCSFSEAAREHPELIKKYLGSVVPYTDNFYAALNSAVFTDGSFVFVPKGVRCPMELSTYFRINTQNTGQFERTLIVCEDGGHVSYLEGCTAPQFDTNQLHAAVVELVALDDAEIKYSTVQNWYAGDEEGKGGIYNFVTKRGLCAGRRSKISWTQVETGSAITWKYPSCILKGDESIGEFYSVALTNNMQQADTGTKMVHIGKNTRSTIISKGISAGRSQNSYRGLVKITPGADGARNYSECDSMLIGDRCGAHTFPYIDVRNPTGKVEHEASTSRIGEDQIFYFQQRGIEMEDAISMIINGFCKDVFQELPMEFAVEAQALLGIKLEGSVG